A stretch of Bradyrhizobium sp. AZCC 2262 DNA encodes these proteins:
- a CDS encoding alpha-E domain-containing protein, with the protein MLSRTAENLYWLARYVERAEYIARTIDATLRVTALPAAYIGKTNEWESALLTAGVSASFYEAYQEANEQNVVEYLAFSPSNPSSIKNCIEAARLNSRSVRTALTSEMWDTINSAWIELQEIWGKGTSSREELARFLRFVQETSLRFDGSAYRTMLRNDAYWFSRLGLHLERADNTARILDVKYHVLLPEEEHVGGPLDYYQWTSILRSVSALTAYHWVYRETLKPWLIADLLILNDTLPRSLASCYSNLVRNLDQIGVAYGRQGASQRHARGVRNRLEHSHMDDIFQHGVHEFIQEFISDNARLGEIITRQYLI; encoded by the coding sequence ATGCTGTCGCGCACCGCCGAAAACCTGTACTGGCTGGCCCGCTATGTCGAGCGTGCGGAATATATCGCGCGCACCATCGACGCGACCTTGCGCGTCACCGCGCTTCCCGCCGCCTATATCGGCAAGACCAATGAGTGGGAATCGGCGCTTCTGACCGCCGGCGTCAGCGCAAGTTTCTACGAGGCCTATCAGGAAGCCAACGAGCAGAATGTGGTCGAGTACCTGGCGTTCTCGCCGTCCAATCCCTCCTCGATCAAGAACTGCATCGAGGCGGCGCGGCTCAATTCGCGCTCGGTGCGAACAGCGCTGACATCGGAGATGTGGGACACCATCAATTCGGCCTGGATCGAGTTGCAGGAGATCTGGGGCAAGGGCACGTCGAGCCGCGAGGAACTGGCGCGGTTTCTGCGCTTCGTGCAGGAGACCTCGCTGCGGTTCGACGGCTCGGCCTACCGCACCATGCTGCGCAACGACGCCTACTGGTTCTCCCGGCTGGGGCTACATCTGGAGCGCGCCGACAACACCGCGCGCATTCTCGACGTGAAGTATCACGTGCTGCTGCCGGAGGAGGAACATGTCGGCGGCCCGCTGGACTACTATCAGTGGACCTCGATCCTGCGCTCGGTTTCGGCGCTGACCGCCTATCACTGGGTCTACCGCGAGACGTTGAAACCGTGGCTGATCGCGGACCTCCTGATCCTGAACGACACGTTGCCGCGGTCGCTCGCGAGCTGCTACAGCAACCTCGTGCGCAATCTCGACCAGATCGGCGTCGCCTATGGCCGCCAGGGCGCCTCCCAGCGCCACGCCCGCGGCGTCCGCAACCGGCTTGAACACAGCCATATGGACGATATCTTCCAGCATGGCGTCCATGAATTCATCCAGGAATTCATTTCGGATAACGCGCGGCTCGGTGAGATCATCACCAGGCAGTATTTGATTTAG
- a CDS encoding circularly permuted type 2 ATP-grasp protein, with translation MAVAFDEMNGPGGELRPAYRELSRWLKETPPDALEYRRQEAELLFRRIGITFAVYGDAEAQERLIPFDVIPRIMSAKEWTLLEKGLKQRVRALNMFLRDIYHARDILRANIIPDDLIFQNPVFRPEMNGQSVPHDVYVHIAGIDIVRVDADNFIVLEDNARTPSGVSYMLENREIMMRLFPDLFARHRVAPVERYPDVLLSALRSVAPLSASAEPTVALMTPGVYNSAYYEHSFLADKLGIELVEGRDLIVKNDEVFMRTTEGLKRVDVIYRRVDDDFLDPLTFRPDSALGVPGLMSAYAAGNVTLANAVGTGIADDKAIYSYMPEVVKFYLGEEPILKNVPTWRCREPKDLAYVLDNLGELVVKEVHGSGGYGMLIGPAATKATIEAFRDKLKREPEGFIAQPTLALSTCPTCTASGLAPRHVDLRPFVLTGSQHVTIVPGGLTRVALKEGSLVVNSSQGGGTKDTWILDE, from the coding sequence ATGGCAGTTGCCTTCGATGAAATGAACGGCCCCGGCGGCGAACTCCGCCCGGCCTATCGAGAGCTCTCCCGCTGGCTGAAGGAGACGCCTCCGGACGCCCTGGAATATCGCCGGCAGGAGGCGGAACTGCTGTTCCGCCGGATCGGCATCACCTTCGCCGTCTATGGCGACGCCGAAGCCCAGGAGCGGCTGATTCCCTTCGACGTGATCCCGCGGATCATGTCGGCCAAGGAATGGACGCTGCTGGAAAAGGGCCTGAAGCAGCGGGTCCGCGCGCTCAACATGTTCCTGCGCGACATCTATCACGCCCGCGACATCCTGCGCGCCAACATCATTCCCGACGACCTGATCTTCCAGAACCCGGTGTTCCGCCCCGAGATGAACGGCCAGAGCGTGCCGCACGATGTCTACGTGCACATCGCCGGGATCGATATCGTCCGGGTTGACGCCGACAATTTCATCGTGCTGGAGGACAATGCGCGGACGCCGTCGGGCGTCTCCTACATGCTGGAAAACCGCGAAATCATGATGCGGCTGTTTCCGGACCTGTTCGCGCGGCACCGCGTTGCACCGGTGGAACGATATCCCGACGTACTGCTGTCGGCGTTGCGTTCGGTGGCGCCGCTCTCAGCCTCGGCGGAGCCGACAGTCGCGCTGATGACGCCCGGCGTCTACAATTCGGCGTACTACGAACACTCGTTTTTAGCCGACAAGCTCGGCATCGAGCTGGTCGAGGGCCGCGACCTCATCGTCAAGAACGATGAAGTGTTCATGCGCACCACCGAAGGGCTGAAGCGTGTCGACGTGATCTACCGCCGGGTCGACGACGATTTCCTCGATCCCCTCACCTTCCGCCCGGATTCGGCGCTCGGCGTCCCCGGGCTGATGTCGGCCTATGCGGCGGGCAACGTCACGCTGGCGAACGCGGTCGGCACCGGGATTGCCGACGACAAGGCGATCTATTCCTACATGCCCGAGGTCGTGAAATTCTATCTCGGCGAAGAACCGATCTTGAAGAACGTGCCGACCTGGCGCTGCCGCGAGCCGAAGGACCTGGCCTACGTGCTCGACAATCTGGGCGAGCTGGTGGTGAAGGAAGTCCACGGCTCCGGCGGCTACGGCATGCTGATCGGCCCCGCCGCGACGAAAGCGACGATCGAGGCGTTCCGCGACAAGCTCAAGCGCGAACCGGAGGGCTTTATCGCCCAGCCGACGCTGGCGCTGTCAACTTGCCCGACCTGCACCGCATCCGGCCTCGCGCCGCGCCATGTCGACCTGCGGCCGTTCGTGCTGACCGGCAGCCAGCACGTCACCATCGTGCCGGGCGGGCTGACGCGGGTGGCGCTGAAGGAAGGCTCGCTGGTCGTCAATTCGAGCCAGGGCGGCGGTACCAAGGACACCTGGATACTGGACGAGTAG
- a CDS encoding class II aldolase/adducin family protein: MSGQQASTWPIRFALVMALAALFGQAVVHAQTSVNSVPGADAALIEDIVTGSRVLADFGVLDGFGHVSARHPANPDRFLMSRSLAPALVTADDIMEFDLDGNAVDARGRTLFLERFIHSEIYRARPDVMSVVHTHSPGVIPYTISQVPLRAVFHNAAFLAAGAPVWDIRKDFGETDMLVRNAAIGKDLALTLGDKTVVLMRGHGDVAVGPSVKLAVFRAYYTDVNAKLQSQAIALGGEPSYLTPGEGAKADVVNLAIVDRIWNLWKMRVPTPPAK, from the coding sequence GTGAGCGGACAGCAGGCTTCCACTTGGCCGATAAGGTTCGCTCTGGTGATGGCGCTTGCGGCGCTGTTCGGACAGGCCGTCGTCCATGCCCAGACCTCGGTTAATTCGGTTCCGGGCGCCGATGCGGCCTTGATCGAAGACATCGTGACCGGCAGCCGTGTCCTCGCCGATTTCGGCGTTCTCGACGGTTTCGGCCATGTCAGCGCCCGCCATCCCGCCAACCCCGATCGCTTCCTGATGTCGCGCTCGCTTGCGCCCGCGCTTGTCACGGCCGACGACATCATGGAATTCGACCTCGACGGCAATGCCGTGGATGCGCGTGGGCGCACGCTGTTCCTGGAGCGCTTCATCCACAGCGAAATCTACCGGGCGCGGCCGGACGTCATGTCTGTTGTCCACACCCATTCGCCCGGCGTCATTCCGTACACGATCAGCCAGGTCCCGTTGCGCGCGGTATTCCACAACGCGGCGTTCCTGGCGGCCGGCGCGCCGGTATGGGACATCCGAAAGGACTTTGGCGAGACCGACATGCTGGTCCGCAACGCCGCGATCGGCAAGGATTTGGCGCTGACGCTCGGCGACAAAACGGTGGTCTTGATGCGCGGCCATGGGGATGTGGCGGTCGGACCGTCGGTAAAACTGGCGGTGTTCCGCGCCTACTACACCGACGTCAATGCAAAACTGCAGTCGCAGGCGATCGCACTCGGTGGCGAGCCGAGCTATCTGACGCCGGGAGAAGGCGCCAAAGCCGATGTGGTGAATCTGGCGATCGTCGACCGTATCTGGAACCTGTGGAAGATGCGCGTCCCGACGCCGCCTGCAAAGTAG
- the gpt gene encoding xanthine phosphoribosyltransferase — MTAREKATPPPEKAFPVSWDQFHRDCRALTWRLNEVGPFHAIIAITRGGLVPAAIVARELGIRIIDTVCIASYDHTKQGDLKVLKGVSTEVAELGGGTGKGLLIVDDLVDTGKTGRLVRSMMPDAHFAAVYAKPQGKPLVDTFITEVSQDTWIHFPWDTALSFQPPIRP; from the coding sequence GTGACTGCGCGCGAAAAAGCCACTCCGCCGCCGGAGAAAGCCTTCCCGGTCTCCTGGGACCAGTTTCACCGGGATTGCCGGGCGCTGACCTGGCGGCTCAACGAGGTCGGTCCATTTCATGCCATCATCGCGATTACCCGCGGTGGGCTGGTGCCGGCAGCCATCGTGGCGCGCGAGCTCGGCATTCGCATCATCGATACCGTCTGCATTGCCAGCTACGACCATACCAAGCAGGGCGACCTGAAGGTTCTCAAGGGTGTTTCGACCGAGGTAGCAGAACTCGGCGGCGGCACCGGCAAGGGGCTGTTGATCGTCGACGACCTCGTCGACACCGGCAAGACCGGGCGGCTGGTGCGTTCGATGATGCCGGACGCGCATTTCGCCGCCGTCTATGCCAAGCCGCAGGGCAAGCCGCTGGTCGATACGTTTATTACGGAAGTGTCGCAGGACACCTGGATTCATTTTCCCTGGGATACCGCGCTGTCGTTCCAGCCGCCAATCCGTCCGTGA
- a CDS encoding competence/damage-inducible protein A, translating to MSEIVTAGILVIGDEILSGRTKDKNIGFIAEYLTNIGIDLKEVRVVADDEADIISALDALRHRYNYVFTTGGIGPTHDDITADSVAKAFGVGIDHHPEVVARFRERWSEQDLNEARLRMARVPDGAELIQSATILAPGFKLGNVIVMAGIPSIMQAMMDIVAPKLKSGVRMLSDSVRANAREGDIGGPLRDIANAHPDTIIGSYPFMDEDKKPNTNLVVRSRDPEKLNAAMAAVKEMLAGILR from the coding sequence ATGAGCGAGATCGTCACGGCGGGTATTCTGGTTATCGGCGACGAGATCCTGTCCGGCCGGACCAAGGACAAGAACATCGGCTTCATCGCCGAATACCTGACCAATATCGGGATCGACCTCAAGGAGGTCCGCGTCGTCGCCGACGACGAGGCCGACATCATCTCAGCCCTTGATGCACTGCGACATCGCTACAACTACGTCTTCACGACCGGCGGCATCGGGCCGACCCATGATGACATCACCGCCGACAGCGTTGCGAAAGCGTTCGGCGTCGGGATCGACCATCACCCCGAGGTGGTGGCGCGGTTTCGCGAGCGCTGGAGCGAGCAGGATCTGAACGAGGCGCGGCTGCGGATGGCCCGCGTGCCCGATGGCGCCGAACTGATCCAGAGCGCGACCATCCTGGCGCCCGGCTTCAAGCTCGGCAATGTCATCGTGATGGCCGGCATCCCCTCGATCATGCAGGCGATGATGGACATCGTCGCGCCCAAGCTGAAATCGGGCGTGCGGATGCTGTCGGACTCGGTTCGCGCCAACGCCCGGGAAGGCGACATCGGCGGGCCGTTGCGGGACATCGCCAATGCGCACCCCGACACCATTATCGGCAGCTATCCGTTCATGGACGAGGACAAGAAGCCGAACACCAACCTGGTGGTCCGCTCGCGCGATCCGGAAAAGCTCAACGCCGCGATGGCCGCGGTGAAGGAGATGCTGGCGGGCATTCTGAGGTAG